In Horticoccus luteus, the following proteins share a genomic window:
- a CDS encoding sialate O-acetylesterase, whose protein sequence is MKRLLLALAALAGAASARADVTLASLFQDHAVLQRDALVPVWGRADPGERVTVTFRDHTVSATAGRDGRWIALLPALEASAESAPLTVTGKNVVTLQDVVVGEVWVCSGQSNMEFPVDRAVNATAEIAAANAPLIRHIRIDHAVADTPADAVATSGWLAATPENVGHFTAVGYFFARDVYRKIGVPIGLIHSSWGGTPIESWLSEFTLSDPAFAAVHARWAKDVAVFPARQVAYAAEKAAWDAASAHAKATHTKNTLPWPQPAVGPGTPYQISGLFNGMIAPLAPYAMRGVLWYQGESNAPRPAEYRALFPALIRSWRALWGEGDFPFYFVQISSYESTDFWPPLREAQAEALALPATGMAVTLDIGDPKDIHPRNKQEVGRRLALMAETKVYDIPGDASGPVFASATPEGSALRVRFTHVTSGLVAYDKPLQSLEVAGTDRVFHPAEGKIDRGTLVVRSPSVPHPVAVRYAWSNVPQANLFNGAGLPAAPFRSDDW, encoded by the coding sequence ATGAAACGCCTTCTGCTCGCCCTCGCGGCGCTCGCTGGCGCGGCCTCCGCTCGCGCGGATGTCACGCTCGCCTCGCTGTTCCAAGATCACGCCGTTCTCCAACGCGACGCGCTCGTCCCCGTCTGGGGCCGCGCCGATCCCGGCGAACGCGTCACCGTGACCTTTCGCGATCACACCGTCAGCGCCACGGCAGGGCGCGATGGCCGCTGGATCGCGCTCCTGCCTGCGTTGGAAGCCTCCGCCGAAAGCGCCCCGCTCACGGTGACGGGCAAAAACGTCGTCACCCTGCAAGACGTCGTCGTCGGTGAAGTTTGGGTGTGCTCCGGCCAGTCCAACATGGAGTTTCCCGTCGACCGCGCGGTGAACGCGACCGCCGAGATCGCGGCGGCCAACGCGCCACTCATCCGCCACATCCGCATCGATCACGCCGTCGCGGACACTCCCGCGGACGCCGTTGCCACGTCCGGCTGGCTCGCCGCCACGCCCGAAAACGTCGGCCACTTCACCGCGGTCGGTTACTTTTTCGCGCGCGACGTTTATCGCAAAATCGGCGTCCCCATCGGGCTGATTCACAGCAGTTGGGGCGGCACCCCGATCGAATCGTGGTTGAGCGAATTCACGCTGAGCGATCCCGCGTTTGCCGCGGTGCATGCCCGCTGGGCGAAAGACGTGGCAGTGTTTCCGGCGCGCCAAGTGGCCTACGCGGCGGAAAAGGCGGCGTGGGATGCCGCCTCGGCGCACGCCAAAGCCACGCACACGAAAAATACGCTGCCGTGGCCCCAACCCGCGGTCGGCCCCGGCACGCCCTACCAAATCAGCGGGCTCTTCAACGGCATGATCGCGCCCCTCGCCCCCTACGCGATGCGCGGCGTGCTATGGTATCAAGGCGAGTCCAACGCGCCGCGCCCGGCGGAATATCGCGCGTTGTTTCCCGCGTTAATCCGCAGTTGGCGCGCGCTCTGGGGCGAGGGCGATTTCCCTTTCTACTTCGTGCAAATCTCCTCTTACGAGAGCACGGATTTCTGGCCGCCCCTGCGCGAGGCGCAGGCCGAGGCGCTCGCCCTGCCCGCGACAGGCATGGCCGTGACCCTCGACATCGGCGACCCCAAGGACATTCACCCGCGCAACAAACAGGAGGTCGGCCGCCGACTGGCGCTGATGGCGGAAACGAAAGTCTACGACATTCCGGGCGACGCGAGCGGGCCGGTCTTCGCCTCGGCCACACCGGAAGGCTCGGCGTTGCGCGTGCGGTTCACGCACGTGACGAGCGGTCTGGTCGCTTACGACAAACCGCTGCAGTCACTCGAAGTCGCGGGGACTGACCGCGTGTTTCATCCCGCGGAAGGAAAGATCGACCGGGGCACCCTCGTCGTGCGGTCACCGAGCGTGCCGCATCCCGTCGCGGTGCGCTACGCCTGGAGCAACGTCCCGCAGGCGAACCTCTTTAACGGCGCCGGTTTGCCCGCGGCGCCGTTTCGGAGTGACGACTGGTAA
- a CDS encoding phytanoyl-CoA dioxygenase family protein: MLHVARLAATGNPGREILRFARLPGKNVQRPRRMTPSPVRDLTAFKEAYERDGYFVVPALFSPSEVAEIIAEFEAIHTAGDAERIYSDKITDPNDPLTHWPRVVHPHRFNAVARRYLLHPEIRALLTATLGAEPVAAQTMYYFKPPGSRGQAMHQDNLYLLVQPGTCVGVWTAMDVCDEQNGCMMVVPGSHRGNLLCNENAHLGESFAPGFVRIPKGMKAVPVRLQPGDSLVFHGQLIHGSGPNRHPTRFRRSFIGHYAAGNVQQISQFYLPLVKFADSADYEVTAVTDGGACGETWQGAAH, from the coding sequence ATGCTCCACGTTGCCCGCCTCGCCGCGACCGGCAACCCCGGGCGCGAAATCCTGCGATTCGCTCGCCTGCCGGGAAAAAACGTGCAACGTCCGCGCCGTATGACCCCGAGCCCCGTCCGCGATCTCACCGCCTTCAAGGAAGCTTACGAACGCGACGGTTACTTCGTGGTGCCGGCGTTGTTTTCCCCGTCTGAAGTGGCGGAAATCATCGCCGAGTTTGAGGCGATTCACACCGCGGGCGACGCCGAGCGCATTTACAGCGACAAGATCACCGATCCCAACGATCCGCTCACGCACTGGCCGCGCGTCGTCCATCCGCATCGCTTCAACGCCGTCGCCCGCCGCTATCTGCTTCATCCGGAGATCCGCGCCCTTCTCACGGCCACGCTCGGCGCCGAGCCCGTTGCCGCGCAGACGATGTATTATTTCAAGCCGCCCGGTTCGCGCGGCCAGGCCATGCACCAGGACAACCTCTACCTGCTCGTGCAACCCGGCACCTGCGTCGGCGTGTGGACCGCGATGGATGTCTGCGACGAACAGAACGGCTGCATGATGGTCGTGCCCGGCTCCCACCGCGGCAATCTCCTCTGCAACGAAAACGCGCACCTCGGCGAATCGTTCGCGCCGGGTTTTGTGCGCATCCCGAAAGGCATGAAGGCCGTGCCCGTCCGCCTGCAGCCCGGCGATTCGCTCGTGTTTCACGGTCAACTGATCCACGGCTCCGGCCCCAACCGCCACCCCACGCGTTTCCGCCGCTCCTTCATCGGCCATTACGCGGCGGGCAACGTCCAGCAAATCTCCCAGTTTTACCTGCCACTCGTGAAATTCGCGGACTCCGCCGACTACGAAGTCACCGCCGTGACTGACGGCGGCGCGTGCGGCGAGACGTGGCAAGGCGCGGCGCACTAA
- a CDS encoding S9 family peptidase, translated as MAASLRWLGSGMILVLAPVLIAAPRAMTVDDLLALHRVSDVQLSPDGREAAFVVTDVVKAENRTNSDIWVVPVGGGSEPRALTNSPRDDQHPRWSPDGRWIAFESNRDGARQIWILPVAGGEPRKLTALATEAGQPVWSADGRALAFVSAVFPEYSTLPPAEADRANRERLLALARRPVKARVFTRLPYRQGDTWDDGRRRHLFVMPMQQGGATAEPRDMTPGDHNAVADVGAGAGEDLFPAGDGFTFSPDGEELIYATAAESLRGETAGGDGDLVAVNLRTGERRLVAKTSANGGAPRFSPDGKWLAYRAPARRDARSTRGQLMVHNRSTGETRSLTPDFDRPVSEWAWAPDSAGLYFTAPDDGRRPVWAVRLDGESPQRVVANGTNSALNITPDGHALVWLAQTLTQPPRVMRMARETGATTVLADPNRALLDELALAPAESVTVTGAGGAKVQMWVVKPPRFAAGQKYPAVLWVHGGPREAFGDAWSWRWNPALWAAQGYVIALPNPSGSAGFGRALADAASADGNARLYADLMACTDWLARQPYVDATRLAAAGTAYGGFMINWFQGHTTRFRALISEAGVYNFSSMAGISDEAWRLEDGPGAPWEVEEGARFSPHRFAANFHTPELILHGEQDFRVPVGEALQLFTALQRRGVPSKLVLFPDEGHGLRKPLNRELWHREVFAWLAEYLAAPRAAPR; from the coding sequence ATGGCGGCTTCGTTGCGATGGCTCGGGAGCGGGATGATCTTGGTGCTGGCGCCGGTGCTGATCGCCGCGCCGCGCGCGATGACGGTGGATGATTTGCTCGCGCTGCACCGCGTGTCCGACGTGCAGCTTTCGCCGGATGGCCGGGAGGCGGCGTTTGTCGTGACGGACGTCGTGAAGGCGGAAAATCGCACCAATAGCGATATCTGGGTCGTGCCAGTCGGCGGCGGCAGTGAACCACGGGCGCTGACGAATTCGCCGCGCGACGATCAGCACCCGCGCTGGTCGCCCGATGGGCGCTGGATCGCGTTTGAATCGAATCGCGATGGCGCGCGGCAGATCTGGATCCTGCCGGTGGCGGGCGGTGAACCGCGCAAGCTGACCGCGCTGGCGACCGAGGCGGGGCAACCCGTGTGGTCGGCCGATGGGCGCGCGCTGGCGTTTGTGTCGGCGGTGTTTCCGGAGTATTCCACGCTGCCGCCCGCCGAAGCCGATCGGGCGAATCGCGAACGTTTGCTGGCACTTGCGCGCCGGCCGGTGAAGGCGCGGGTGTTCACGCGGCTGCCTTACCGGCAAGGCGACACGTGGGACGACGGTCGGCGCCGGCATCTATTTGTAATGCCGATGCAACAGGGTGGCGCGACCGCGGAACCGCGCGACATGACGCCGGGCGATCACAACGCCGTGGCGGACGTCGGCGCAGGCGCAGGTGAGGATCTTTTTCCGGCGGGCGACGGGTTCACCTTTTCTCCGGATGGCGAGGAATTGATTTATGCGACGGCGGCGGAATCGCTGCGGGGAGAAACAGCGGGCGGTGACGGTGACCTCGTGGCCGTCAATCTGCGCACGGGAGAGCGCCGGCTGGTCGCGAAGACGTCAGCGAACGGCGGCGCGCCGCGTTTTTCGCCGGATGGGAAGTGGCTGGCCTATCGCGCGCCTGCGCGACGCGACGCACGATCCACACGTGGCCAGTTGATGGTGCATAACCGCAGCACTGGAGAGACCCGGAGTCTCACGCCGGATTTTGATCGCCCGGTGAGCGAGTGGGCTTGGGCCCCGGACAGTGCAGGGCTTTATTTTACGGCGCCAGACGACGGTCGCCGACCGGTGTGGGCGGTCCGCCTCGACGGCGAGTCGCCACAACGTGTCGTGGCGAATGGCACGAACAGCGCGCTGAACATCACGCCCGATGGCCATGCGCTCGTGTGGCTGGCGCAAACGTTGACGCAGCCGCCCCGCGTGATGCGGATGGCCCGCGAGACTGGCGCGACGACGGTGTTGGCGGACCCGAATCGCGCGTTACTCGACGAGCTTGCGCTCGCGCCGGCCGAGTCGGTCACGGTGACAGGCGCGGGCGGAGCGAAGGTTCAGATGTGGGTTGTGAAACCGCCGAGGTTTGCTGCCGGGCAGAAATATCCGGCGGTGCTGTGGGTGCATGGCGGACCGCGCGAGGCGTTCGGGGATGCGTGGTCGTGGCGTTGGAATCCCGCGCTGTGGGCGGCGCAGGGTTACGTGATCGCGTTGCCGAATCCGTCGGGCAGTGCGGGCTTCGGGCGGGCGTTGGCCGACGCGGCTTCGGCGGACGGGAACGCGCGACTGTATGCCGATCTCATGGCCTGCACGGATTGGCTCGCGCGACAGCCTTATGTGGATGCAACGCGTCTGGCCGCCGCGGGCACGGCTTATGGCGGTTTCATGATCAACTGGTTTCAGGGCCACACGACGAGGTTTCGCGCGCTGATCAGCGAGGCGGGCGTGTATAATTTTTCGTCCATGGCCGGCATCTCCGACGAAGCGTGGCGCCTCGAGGACGGCCCTGGAGCGCCGTGGGAAGTGGAGGAGGGCGCGCGTTTTTCGCCGCATCGTTTCGCGGCGAATTTCCATACGCCGGAGCTGATCCTGCACGGTGAGCAGGACTTTCGTGTGCCGGTTGGCGAGGCATTGCAGCTTTTCACGGCGCTGCAACGGCGCGGGGTGCCGTCGAAGCTCGTGCTGTTTCCGGACGAAGGTCACGGGCTGCGCAAGCCGCTCAACCGCGAACTCTGGCACCGCGAAGTCTTCGCGTGGCTCGCCGAATATCTCGCCGCGCCGCGCGCGGCGCCGCGTTGA
- a CDS encoding ABC transporter substrate-binding protein, translating to MSLPRRACVCLAVGGLGGVGTPVLHAMAPPPDGRIHVTYWEKWTQFEERAIRAVIAEFERSQDRIAIDYLPVGLIDRKTIVATAGGDPPDIAGLWAPQVAAFADAGALESLDPYIEHDGLTPAQWLARYEPVYASICEHNGHVFAGISTPLVMTLHWNRTMFRAAGLDPDRPPRTLAEFNAYCRLLTKRDPRTGEILQMGFLPQEPGWWPGIFLRWFGGELWDAHGVTLAKDPHNLAAMEWVAGFTRDNGGPDAINTFAAGFGGMTSAQNPFYTGKIAMVFQGVWLNNYIRQYKPGLDFGVGPWPEAVPGVKDFAMVESDVLVIPRGAKHAAAAWEFIKFVNSHNPNARTRAELQGGELLCFMQEKNSPMRQWSPFFTEHHPHPYIKEFRTLAASPHAAFLGEVGIFPEYNRELATAFDRVRLLMATPGQALADAQARLDVAWARYRRSLERHGLLPQEMMAPATP from the coding sequence GTGTCGCTGCCCCGTCGTGCGTGCGTCTGCCTCGCGGTCGGCGGGCTCGGCGGCGTGGGGACGCCGGTGTTGCACGCGATGGCTCCGCCGCCGGATGGCCGGATTCATGTGACGTATTGGGAAAAGTGGACGCAGTTTGAAGAGCGGGCGATTCGAGCGGTGATTGCGGAGTTCGAGCGTTCCCAGGATCGCATCGCGATCGACTACCTGCCGGTGGGTTTGATCGATCGAAAGACGATCGTCGCCACCGCCGGTGGAGATCCGCCCGACATCGCCGGATTATGGGCGCCGCAGGTGGCGGCGTTTGCGGATGCGGGCGCGCTGGAATCGCTCGATCCCTATATCGAACATGACGGCCTGACGCCGGCGCAATGGCTGGCGCGCTACGAGCCGGTTTACGCGAGCATTTGCGAACACAACGGGCACGTCTTCGCGGGCATCAGCACGCCGCTGGTCATGACGTTGCACTGGAACCGCACGATGTTTCGCGCCGCCGGGCTCGATCCCGACCGGCCGCCACGCACCCTCGCGGAGTTCAACGCGTATTGCCGCCTTTTGACGAAGCGCGACCCGCGCACCGGCGAGATTCTGCAGATGGGCTTCCTGCCGCAGGAGCCGGGCTGGTGGCCGGGGATTTTCCTGCGGTGGTTTGGAGGGGAATTATGGGACGCCCACGGCGTCACGCTCGCGAAAGATCCGCACAATCTCGCGGCGATGGAATGGGTGGCGGGCTTCACGCGCGACAACGGCGGGCCGGATGCGATCAACACGTTTGCGGCGGGGTTTGGCGGGATGACCTCGGCGCAAAATCCGTTTTACACGGGGAAAATCGCGATGGTTTTCCAAGGCGTGTGGCTCAACAACTACATCCGTCAATACAAGCCGGGTTTGGACTTTGGCGTGGGTCCGTGGCCAGAGGCGGTGCCCGGGGTGAAAGATTTCGCAATGGTCGAGTCGGATGTGTTGGTGATTCCGCGCGGCGCGAAGCACGCCGCGGCGGCGTGGGAGTTCATCAAGTTTGTAAACTCGCACAACCCCAACGCCCGCACGCGCGCGGAGCTGCAGGGGGGTGAGTTGTTGTGTTTTATGCAGGAGAAAAATTCTCCGATGCGGCAGTGGAGCCCGTTTTTCACGGAGCATCATCCGCATCCTTATATCAAAGAATTCCGCACCCTCGCGGCGAGTCCGCACGCGGCGTTTCTGGGCGAGGTGGGGATTTTTCCGGAATACAATCGGGAGCTTGCGACGGCTTTCGATCGCGTGCGCCTGCTGATGGCGACTCCCGGTCAGGCGCTGGCGGACGCGCAGGCGCGGCTGGACGTCGCGTGGGCGCGCTATCGCCGCAGTCTTGAGCGCCACGGACTGCTGCCGCAGGAAATGATGGCCCCCGCCACGCCATGA
- a CDS encoding carbohydrate ABC transporter permease: MTPRERRQLFTGLGFTSLWIVGLGLFTGYPVLASLYYSFCDYSILTSPVWCGTENYRQLVHDDLFWKSLYNTLFYAGLSVPLGTVVALGLALLLHADVRGKPFFRTLFYLPSIVPVVASALLWLWLLNGQFGLINVALRPILALVGLEPPLWLADPAWAKPALVLMSLWGTGNAMIIYLAGLQNVPRELYEAAAIDGASGWRRFWHITLPMISPVVYFNVVISLVGALQVFTQAFIMSSGAGGGAAGGTDGNPARATLFYTLNLFSTAFYDLRMGYASAMAYVLFVIIASLTWLATRLSRKHLNYAS; the protein is encoded by the coding sequence ATGACCCCGCGCGAACGCCGCCAGCTTTTCACCGGACTGGGCTTCACCAGCCTGTGGATCGTCGGCCTGGGGCTCTTCACGGGCTACCCGGTCTTGGCGTCGCTTTACTATAGCTTTTGCGACTATTCGATTCTCACGTCGCCGGTGTGGTGCGGCACGGAAAACTACCGGCAGCTCGTGCACGACGACCTGTTTTGGAAGTCACTCTACAATACGTTATTTTATGCCGGGTTGTCCGTGCCGTTGGGAACGGTGGTCGCTTTGGGGCTGGCGCTTTTGCTCCATGCCGACGTGAGGGGGAAACCGTTTTTCCGCACGCTGTTTTATCTGCCCTCGATCGTGCCGGTGGTGGCCTCGGCGCTGTTGTGGCTCTGGTTGCTGAACGGCCAGTTCGGTCTGATCAATGTCGCGCTCCGGCCCATTCTGGCGCTCGTGGGGCTGGAGCCACCGCTCTGGCTGGCGGATCCGGCGTGGGCGAAGCCGGCGCTGGTGTTGATGAGCCTGTGGGGCACGGGCAATGCGATGATCATCTACCTCGCGGGCCTGCAAAATGTGCCGCGTGAACTCTATGAAGCGGCGGCGATCGATGGCGCGTCGGGCTGGCGGCGGTTCTGGCACATTACGCTGCCGATGATTTCGCCGGTGGTGTATTTCAACGTCGTGATCAGCCTGGTCGGCGCGCTGCAGGTTTTCACGCAGGCGTTCATCATGTCGTCCGGAGCGGGCGGCGGGGCGGCGGGCGGCACGGACGGCAACCCGGCGCGCGCGACGCTGTTCTACACGTTGAATCTGTTTTCGACGGCGTTCTACGATCTGCGCATGGGCTACGCGAGCGCGATGGCCTATGTGCTTTTCGTCATCATCGCGTCGCTGACGTGGCTGGCCACGCGGCTGTCGCGCAAGCATCTCAACTACGCAAGTTGA